Proteins from a genomic interval of Pogoniulus pusillus isolate bPogPus1 chromosome 42, bPogPus1.pri, whole genome shotgun sequence:
- the MTHFD2 gene encoding bifunctional methylenetetrahydrofolate dehydrogenase/cyclohydrolase, mitochondrial isoform X2: MLLPIPGDRRLTDDAVVISGRKLARQIRQEARHEVEQWVAAGNKRPHLSVVLVGENPASHSYVLNKTRAAADVGISSETILRPASITEEELLELISKLNSDADVDGLLVQLPLPEHIDERRICNAVSPAKDVDGFHVLNVGRLCLDQDSMLPATPWGVWEIIKRTGIPTLGKNVVVAGRSKNVGMPIAMLLHTDGRHERPGGDATVTISHRYTPKEQLKQHTIRADIVVAAAGIPNLITADMIKEGAAVIDVGITRVQDPITAKPRLVGDVDFEGVRKKASYITPVPGGVGPMTVAMLMKNTIIAAKKLLKPKELEALTA, translated from the exons GGATGATGCAGTTGTGATCTCTGGGAGGAAGCTGGCCAGGCAGATCAGGCAGGAAGCTCGACACGAGGTGGAGCAGTGGGTGGCAGCTGGAAACAAGAGACCTCACCTCAGCGTCGTCCTGGTTGGGGAGAACCCAGCCAGCCACTCCTATGTGCTGAACAaaaccagagcagctgctgatgtTG GAATCAGCAGTGAAACCATTCTCAGGCCAGCTTCCATCActgaagaggagctgctggagctgatcAGCAAACTCAACAGTGATGCTGATGTGGATggcctcctggtgcagcttcctctgcccG agcacatCGACGAGCGCAGGATCTGCAACGCTGTCAGCCCGGCCAAGGACGTGGATGGCTTCCATGTGCTCAACGTGGGGCGCCTCTGCCTGGACCAGGACTCCATGCTGCCAGCCACCCCCTGGGGGGTGTGGGAGATCATCAAGAGAACTg gcatCCCAACGCTGGGCAAGAACGTGGTGGTGGCTGGCAGGTCGAAGAACGTGGGCATGCCCATTGCCATGCTGCTGCACACCGACGGCAGGCATGAGCGCCCTGGAG GGGACGCCACCGTGACCATCTCGCACCGCTACACgcccaaggagcagctgaagcagcacacGATCCGCGCTGACATCGTGGTGGCAGCGGCAG GCATCCCCAACCTGATCACTGCTGACATGATCAAAGAAGGAGCTGCAGTTATTGATGTGGGCATCACCAGAGTGCAGGATCCCATCACTGCCAAACCCAGGCTGGTTGGGGATGTGGATTTTGAAG GGGTGAGGAAGAAAGCCAGCTACATCACCCCCGTGCCTGGGGGGGTGGGACCCATGACAGTGGCCATGCTGATGAAGAACACCATCATTGCTGCCAAGAAGCTGCTGAAACCCAAAGAGCTGGAAGCATTAACTGCTTAA
- the MTHFD2 gene encoding bifunctional methylenetetrahydrofolate dehydrogenase/cyclohydrolase, mitochondrial isoform X1 has product MATALCPLRALGRAALQPRARRLHLSAPRDDAVVISGRKLARQIRQEARHEVEQWVAAGNKRPHLSVVLVGENPASHSYVLNKTRAAADVGISSETILRPASITEEELLELISKLNSDADVDGLLVQLPLPEHIDERRICNAVSPAKDVDGFHVLNVGRLCLDQDSMLPATPWGVWEIIKRTGIPTLGKNVVVAGRSKNVGMPIAMLLHTDGRHERPGGDATVTISHRYTPKEQLKQHTIRADIVVAAAGIPNLITADMIKEGAAVIDVGITRVQDPITAKPRLVGDVDFEGVRKKASYITPVPGGVGPMTVAMLMKNTIIAAKKLLKPKELEALTA; this is encoded by the exons GGATGATGCAGTTGTGATCTCTGGGAGGAAGCTGGCCAGGCAGATCAGGCAGGAAGCTCGACACGAGGTGGAGCAGTGGGTGGCAGCTGGAAACAAGAGACCTCACCTCAGCGTCGTCCTGGTTGGGGAGAACCCAGCCAGCCACTCCTATGTGCTGAACAaaaccagagcagctgctgatgtTG GAATCAGCAGTGAAACCATTCTCAGGCCAGCTTCCATCActgaagaggagctgctggagctgatcAGCAAACTCAACAGTGATGCTGATGTGGATggcctcctggtgcagcttcctctgcccG agcacatCGACGAGCGCAGGATCTGCAACGCTGTCAGCCCGGCCAAGGACGTGGATGGCTTCCATGTGCTCAACGTGGGGCGCCTCTGCCTGGACCAGGACTCCATGCTGCCAGCCACCCCCTGGGGGGTGTGGGAGATCATCAAGAGAACTg gcatCCCAACGCTGGGCAAGAACGTGGTGGTGGCTGGCAGGTCGAAGAACGTGGGCATGCCCATTGCCATGCTGCTGCACACCGACGGCAGGCATGAGCGCCCTGGAG GGGACGCCACCGTGACCATCTCGCACCGCTACACgcccaaggagcagctgaagcagcacacGATCCGCGCTGACATCGTGGTGGCAGCGGCAG GCATCCCCAACCTGATCACTGCTGACATGATCAAAGAAGGAGCTGCAGTTATTGATGTGGGCATCACCAGAGTGCAGGATCCCATCACTGCCAAACCCAGGCTGGTTGGGGATGTGGATTTTGAAG GGGTGAGGAAGAAAGCCAGCTACATCACCCCCGTGCCTGGGGGGGTGGGACCCATGACAGTGGCCATGCTGATGAAGAACACCATCATTGCTGCCAAGAAGCTGCTGAAACCCAAAGAGCTGGAAGCATTAACTGCTTAA